A window from Anser cygnoides isolate HZ-2024a breed goose chromosome 1, Taihu_goose_T2T_genome, whole genome shotgun sequence encodes these proteins:
- the LOC136787842 gene encoding heat shock transcription factor, X-linked member 4-like, which yields MVMLEHLPPQRPDRPAGSRSLSGRTKTKLATEMASGGNFSENEIKEIKREPLPAETSPVSAPDKLVESSESPSAEPLGQHRGAACDGAAASVKEEKDCPASTDNCESKPCSSSEESAVKANVFSFLSFPEKLWQLVESNEFKTIWWGHCGNCIVIDEEIFKVEVLGRSGPQKIFETGRMKSFIRQLNLYGFTKMQQDFQRSASLPEFLAEEDAFSAHRKLLLYHNPNFKRDSPHLLVNCKRRVALKRKATAAHAKQAALYGNCPSSSPGIQHGWGADAGEEKDGMAAAPAEHTQTAAPAGPPLPKRQAKATPQASGAHPASGVDAPSLPGPAAEAAGRDEQQPPASSQLPPRSSPSPSASPTPTRHYFLPLMGAGSAPTHQNAPAPRIPWATIPPFRPFAILGPAAASATAMPNPPDWQPSAAPHCPTCTCSPNKAAAGDGLEP from the exons ATGGTGATGCTCGAGCATCTCCCACCACAACGCCCAGACAGACCAGCTGGGTCTCGCTCGCTGAGTGGCAGGACGAAGACTAAGCTGGCCACTGAAATGGCTTCAGGCGGaaacttcagtgaaaatgagataaaagaaattaagaggGAGCCGCTTCCAGCAGAAACTTCACCTGTTTCTGCTCCAGACAAGCTGGTTGAATCCTCAGAGTCCCCTTCTGCTGAGCCTCTGGGACAGCACAGAGGAGCAGCTTGTGATGGTGCTGCAGCAtcagtaaaggaagaaaaggattgCCCGGCTTCCACTGATAACTGTGAGAGCAAACCTTGCAGTTCTTCTGAGGAGAGCGCTGTCAAAGCCAAcgtcttctccttcctcagtttcccagagaaactgtggcaACTAGTTGAAAGCAACGAGTTCAAGACCATTTGGTGGGGTCACTGTGGAAACTGCATTGTGAttgatgaagaaatatttaaagtggAAGTGCTGGGAAGGAGCGGGCCTCAGAAAATTTTTGAGACTGGGCGTATGAAAAGTTTCATTCGTCAGCTTAACCTGTACGGATTTACCAAAATGCAACAGGACTTCCAAAGATCTGCCTCACTTCCTGAATTCCTGGCAGAAGAAGATGCGTTTTCTGCTCACAGGAAG tTACTCCTCTACCACAACCCCAACTTCAAGAGAGATTCTCCCCACCTGCTCGTCAACTGCAAGCGCCGTGTTGCTCTGAAGAGGAAAGCCACGGCTGCCCACGCAAAGCAGGCGGCTCTGTATGGAaactgccccagcagcagcccaggcatCCAGCATGGGTGGGGAGCAGATGCCGGGGAGGAGAAGGACGggatggcagcagctccagcagagcaCACGCAGacagcagcccccgcagggCCCCCACTCCCAAAGCGCCAGGCAAAAGCCACCCCCCAGGCTAGCGGTGCCCATCCAGCCTCAGGCGTGgatgctccctccctgccaggccctgctgcagaggcagcaggcagggacgAGCAacagcctccagcctcctcccagctgCCACCACGCAGCAGCCCGAGCCCATCTGCCTCTCCTACTCCCACACGGCACTACTTTCTGCCTCTCATGGGAGCCGGCTCGGCACCTACGCACCAAAACGCGCCAGCTCCACGGATTCCCTGGGCCACCATACCTCCCTTCCGTCCATTTGCAATTCTTGGGCcggcagcagcctctgccacGGCCATGCCGAATCCACCCGACTGGCAGCCCTCAGCAGCCCCACACTGCCCAACTTGCACCTGCAGCCCAAACAAGGCAGCTGCAGGCGATGGGCTGGAACCCTAG